The following proteins come from a genomic window of Dreissena polymorpha isolate Duluth1 chromosome 1, UMN_Dpol_1.0, whole genome shotgun sequence:
- the LOC127867323 gene encoding uncharacterized protein LOC127867323, whose amino-acid sequence MSRLQPLIVSLAVAVFSSTHAFRIEGRSRPVLHGDLGDDLSFDLCSDRGLNAVEYMRTNNGSDNVSLTVDMHHQGFEEYYGNIGAGFGITKANQSGVIMVHAWREGADGGLVTMAIDLHNGTILRKKIHKDFAQIMCAGDNLVHTLGNRGIGDTVVSFLRFGCSWFLDISPIALECSTLTSGTCVGIAAALEAAIPIPGDSLLWFPICRNAMKILCGSIGMADPSSLQVYFNIVL is encoded by the exons ATGTCGAGACTTCAACCTCTAATCGTGTCTTTGGCTGTGGCAGTGTTTTCATCTACACACGCGTTTAGAATTGAAG GTCGCTCTAGACCCGTTCTGCACGGTGACCTCGGGGATGACCTCTCCTTTGACCTCTGCTCGGACCGCGGCCTCAACGCCGTGGAATACATGCGCACGAACAACGGCTCGGACAACGTATCGCTCACCGTGGATATGCATCACCAAGGATTTGAGGAGTACTATGGAAACATAGGGGCCG GCTTCGGCATAACCAAAGCAAACCAATCAGGAGTAATCATGGTGCACGCATGGCGCGAAGGGGCCGACGGCGGTCTTGTTACCATGGCAATAGACCTTCACAACGGAACCATTTTAAGAAAGAAGATTCACAAGGACTTTGCGCAGATCATGTGCGCAGGCGACAACCTTGTGCACACTTTAGGCAACAGAG GCATTGGTGACACTGTGGTGTCCTTCCTGCGTTTTGGCTGCAGCTGGTTCCTGGACATCTCCCCAATAGCCCTGGAGTGTTCTACCCTCACTTCCGGCACATGTGTAGGCATCGCTGCTGCTCTCGAAGCCGCGATACCAATACCAG GCGACTCCCTGTTGTGGTTTCCGATCTGCAGAAATGCCATGAAGATACTGTGCGGAAGCATCGGTATGGCAGACCCCTCGTCCCTTCAGGTATATTTTAACATTGTTTTGTGA